A window of Corallococcus macrosporus DSM 14697 contains these coding sequences:
- a CDS encoding serine/threonine protein kinase: MSASEFRLPRGAILFTRDGFQYEFREDLGEVHHGLSLLLARRRTAEGGIRGKVLLKAVGVPKLMEMPRIKRARAKLEEQVRLAAYLHHPGILRVHGLHKAEGCWYVITEHPSGHSISTLLTLSGECGRRFSPLFTLHVGVRAAEALEHAHEAKDEQGRALHIVHRALDVERLFVDWNGDVQVADFGLALSDLPGRVSSTVRRPQGDAFYSSPEMLLTGRVDARSDLFALGNVLLELATGRNLLDAPDALTEEVKGSLSVRQRSRVRRAIQRAHLAGSPPMVADAIWRAATYTQADLEMLTEPLPQALSVTLRKLLQPQPDARYQTARELAADLRRWLGEGAVYGRNEVAAELHEMAKRAREVMVELGMRSPRRLQAAQDVISTS, from the coding sequence ATGTCGGCAAGTGAATTCAGGCTTCCTCGCGGGGCGATTCTCTTCACGCGGGACGGCTTTCAGTACGAGTTTCGCGAAGACCTGGGCGAGGTTCACCATGGGTTGAGTCTTCTGCTGGCCCGGCGCCGCACTGCGGAAGGCGGCATCCGAGGCAAGGTGCTGCTCAAGGCGGTCGGCGTTCCGAAGTTGATGGAGATGCCCCGCATCAAGCGGGCACGGGCGAAGCTTGAAGAGCAGGTGCGCCTCGCGGCGTATCTCCACCATCCGGGCATCCTCCGTGTCCACGGGCTCCACAAGGCGGAAGGGTGCTGGTACGTCATCACCGAGCACCCGTCGGGGCACAGCATCAGCACGCTGCTGACGCTGTCCGGGGAGTGCGGTCGCCGGTTCTCGCCCCTCTTCACCCTCCATGTGGGTGTGCGAGCCGCAGAGGCCCTGGAGCATGCCCACGAGGCGAAGGACGAGCAGGGGCGCGCCCTCCACATCGTTCACCGGGCGCTCGACGTGGAGCGCCTCTTCGTCGACTGGAACGGCGACGTGCAGGTCGCTGACTTCGGGCTCGCCCTGTCGGACCTGCCCGGCCGCGTTTCGTCCACGGTGCGTCGGCCGCAAGGGGATGCGTTCTACTCCTCCCCGGAAATGCTCCTGACGGGCCGGGTGGACGCGAGGTCGGACCTCTTCGCGCTGGGCAACGTCCTGCTTGAACTCGCGACGGGCAGGAACCTCCTTGATGCTCCGGACGCATTGACCGAGGAGGTGAAAGGCTCGCTGTCGGTTCGGCAGCGGTCGCGTGTCCGGCGTGCCATCCAACGGGCTCATCTCGCGGGGAGCCCTCCCATGGTGGCGGATGCCATCTGGCGCGCGGCGACCTACACGCAGGCGGACCTGGAGATGTTGACCGAGCCGCTTCCGCAGGCGTTGAGCGTGACGCTGCGCAAGCTCCTTCAGCCCCAGCCAGACGCCCGCTACCAGACGGCGCGCGAGCTGGCGGCGGACCTGCGCCGCTGGCTTGGAGAGGGAGCCGTCTACGGCCGGAACGAAGTGGCGGCGGAACTGCACGAGATGGCGAAGCGAGCCCGCGAGGTCATGGTCGAACTGGGCATGCGGAGCCCCCGTCGCCTCCAGGCAGCTCAGGACGTCATCAGTACGAGCTAG
- a CDS encoding serine/threonine protein kinase, translating to MNVTLLDLPPGSLIDGWQVAKALGAGGFARVFLGEKNGQHRAIKVAQHREASGDPKQTHTRTLRELTVLLMLDHPNIVRPQGHGFAESGNLYLALDYIDGWTLAEWVERKHPTVREVLGVFEKLAGALAYMHGRGVFHRDLKLSNVLIRKSDGEPVIIDFSCATYALSEALTDGGLPPGTDRYRAPEQFKFLREHKDEHRARYAFQVADEIFAVGVMLHELLTDPRPTEFRPRFDLNNAALPPPSPRLANARVPAAVSDLIESMVALDPKRRPVDTEALRRELAELRAEPSAEYDVPGHPPSEQRHGGPVPEALVIPTSPPPLKRHVARGERPLGRSQWMMGLAGIVALVVVALLWRSWGGVPWRPVERRDAMDARAPVATHSPPPKTTPPAMSPLSASPVTTPGPATVAVPKEGSTVKTPSEMPPPGRTPRMPKKAVAAVKCASLSLVAALAAGCPGAQIRPESFSCPDGARQAMEEQLRWEYGEPFTIVMDDRLPADTVWFTAGSEVVGVVPKGISVIRQLEVAPAGTRFYGKAYYLPEKMGSSNGPALIVRYDRVKLPGQDEYPICVVAEAKAYGFKDGKVKAYNRTGGWVVHHWPK from the coding sequence ATGAACGTGACGTTGCTTGACCTGCCGCCTGGTTCGTTGATTGACGGGTGGCAGGTGGCCAAGGCACTCGGGGCAGGCGGTTTCGCCCGCGTCTTCCTGGGTGAGAAGAACGGCCAACACCGCGCCATCAAGGTGGCCCAACACCGTGAAGCCAGTGGGGACCCCAAGCAGACCCACACCCGGACGCTGCGAGAGCTGACGGTGCTGCTCATGCTGGACCATCCGAATATCGTCAGGCCGCAGGGGCATGGTTTCGCGGAGAGCGGCAACCTGTACCTCGCGCTCGACTACATAGACGGTTGGACGCTCGCGGAGTGGGTGGAGCGCAAGCACCCAACCGTTCGCGAAGTCCTCGGAGTGTTCGAGAAGCTCGCCGGTGCGCTGGCGTACATGCACGGCCGGGGCGTCTTTCATCGGGACTTGAAGCTGTCCAACGTGCTCATTCGGAAAAGCGACGGTGAGCCGGTCATCATCGACTTCAGTTGCGCGACCTACGCTCTTTCCGAAGCCCTGACAGACGGAGGCTTGCCTCCGGGCACGGACCGCTACCGCGCACCTGAGCAATTCAAGTTCCTGCGCGAGCACAAGGATGAGCACCGGGCCCGCTACGCCTTCCAGGTCGCCGACGAAATCTTCGCGGTCGGCGTCATGCTCCATGAGCTGCTGACGGACCCGCGACCGACGGAGTTTCGTCCGCGCTTCGACTTGAACAACGCAGCCTTGCCGCCGCCTTCGCCGCGCCTGGCGAATGCGCGGGTTCCAGCGGCGGTGAGCGACCTCATTGAGAGCATGGTGGCCCTGGACCCCAAGCGGCGCCCGGTTGACACCGAGGCGCTGCGCCGCGAACTGGCGGAACTCCGAGCCGAGCCTTCCGCCGAATACGACGTGCCAGGCCATCCGCCGTCGGAGCAGCGTCACGGAGGGCCGGTCCCTGAGGCCCTGGTGATTCCCACCAGCCCTCCGCCGCTCAAGCGGCACGTTGCCCGGGGTGAGCGCCCGCTGGGCCGAAGCCAGTGGATGATGGGGCTCGCCGGGATTGTCGCGCTGGTCGTTGTCGCGCTCCTCTGGCGCTCCTGGGGGGGCGTTCCCTGGCGGCCTGTCGAGCGGCGCGACGCCATGGACGCGCGCGCTCCCGTCGCCACCCATTCCCCACCGCCCAAGACAACCCCTCCTGCTATGTCCCCCCTCAGTGCCTCGCCCGTGACGACTCCGGGGCCAGCAACCGTTGCCGTTCCGAAGGAAGGTTCAACCGTGAAGACCCCGTCTGAAATGCCGCCCCCAGGACGCACACCGCGTATGCCGAAGAAGGCCGTTGCTGCCGTCAAGTGCGCGTCGCTATCGCTCGTGGCGGCGCTGGCGGCGGGTTGCCCAGGGGCTCAAATCCGGCCCGAGTCCTTCTCCTGCCCAGATGGGGCAAGACAGGCCATGGAGGAGCAGCTCCGCTGGGAATACGGCGAGCCCTTCACCATCGTCATGGATGACCGCCTACCGGCGGACACCGTGTGGTTCACCGCTGGTTCAGAGGTGGTGGGCGTGGTCCCGAAAGGCATCTCCGTCATACGGCAACTGGAGGTTGCCCCTGCCGGGACGCGCTTCTACGGCAAGGCCTATTACCTCCCCGAGAAGATGGGGAGTTCGAATGGGCCAGCACTCATCGTCCGGTATGACCGCGTGAAGCTCCCGGGGCAGGACGAGTACCCCATCTGCGTCGTGGCTGAGGCGAAGGCCTACGGATTCAAGGACGGCAAGGTGAAGGCCTACAACCGGACAGGCGGATGGGTCGTGCACCACTGGCCCAAATGA
- a CDS encoding DUF3817 domain-containing protein: MLNTPLGRFRAVALAEGLSVIALFFIAMPLKYLAGMPQAVKFTGWAHGLLFVLYLFALMEAAIVHRWSFLRVVGGVFASLLPFGTFVFEARLRREAAAPAVQPAP, translated from the coding sequence ATGCTGAACACGCCTCTGGGACGTTTCCGCGCCGTGGCCCTCGCGGAGGGCCTGTCCGTCATCGCGCTCTTCTTCATCGCCATGCCCCTGAAGTACCTGGCGGGCATGCCGCAGGCCGTGAAGTTCACCGGCTGGGCCCACGGCCTGCTCTTCGTCCTCTATCTCTTCGCGCTGATGGAGGCGGCCATCGTCCACCGCTGGTCCTTCCTGCGCGTGGTGGGCGGCGTCTTCGCGTCGCTGCTCCCCTTCGGCACCTTCGTCTTCGAAGCGCGCCTGCGCCGCGAGGCGGCCGCGCCGGCCGTCCAGCCCGCGCCCTGA
- a CDS encoding DUF2381 family protein: MLQPFRLAFALALAWGAAAHAEPSPGPRVRRERSVTVANGAGEPLPVVHIAQDTPTLFLFPSPIQRKSLTFDESRLRVLDAGERSVIVQAVSDLPKDERQEMGVFFADGKAPARAAFALVTDPAEVDSRIDVERPEAPNTVCQPSTQCPVPKPEDFVLLGYVGIGGVTTSSSQGLDPVQELAVESYIALRGRGWVLADVRIENRSERSAWTPRAATFKGRVGAPLRARLIAERPGPIAPGGQGRVLAVVEVPTANADLVFTLEVLGDGGRRLAIPGVRFPKLIAGDAR; this comes from the coding sequence TTGCTCCAACCTTTCAGATTGGCCTTTGCGCTGGCGCTTGCATGGGGAGCAGCGGCGCACGCCGAGCCGTCACCGGGCCCCCGCGTCAGACGCGAGCGCTCCGTCACCGTCGCGAATGGCGCAGGTGAGCCTCTGCCCGTGGTCCACATCGCCCAGGACACACCGACGTTGTTCCTGTTCCCCTCTCCGATTCAACGGAAGTCCCTCACCTTCGACGAATCGCGGCTCCGCGTCTTGGACGCGGGGGAGCGGTCGGTCATCGTTCAGGCCGTGTCCGACCTCCCGAAGGACGAACGCCAAGAGATGGGAGTCTTCTTCGCGGACGGCAAGGCGCCTGCGAGGGCCGCCTTCGCGCTCGTAACCGACCCGGCCGAAGTGGACTCCCGGATCGACGTGGAGCGCCCGGAGGCGCCAAACACGGTTTGCCAGCCCAGCACCCAATGCCCGGTGCCGAAGCCGGAAGACTTCGTGCTGCTCGGCTACGTGGGCATTGGAGGGGTCACGACGTCCAGCAGCCAGGGGCTAGATCCCGTGCAGGAGCTTGCTGTGGAGTCGTACATTGCTCTTCGTGGCAGGGGTTGGGTTCTGGCCGACGTGAGGATTGAGAACCGCTCTGAGCGCTCCGCGTGGACACCACGAGCGGCGACGTTCAAGGGGCGTGTTGGCGCGCCCCTGCGCGCGCGGCTCATCGCGGAGCGGCCGGGGCCCATTGCTCCGGGGGGGCAAGGGCGCGTGCTCGCGGTCGTGGAGGTGCCAACGGCGAATGCGGACCTCGTCTTCACCCTGGAGGTGCTCGGGGATGGGGGGCGTCGCCTCGCGATTCCAGGCGTGCGCTTCCCAAAGCTCATCGCAGGGGATGCCCGATGA
- a CDS encoding DUF2378 family protein — translation MERGKWDTPEDVERELSSRLALVEASEGIRGMHFAAVLDTVRFLGGEQAVARIQQGGDFPADLDTTELYPVPPFMRVFFSAAGLLAPQLGGVEEAMRQLGVQGTLAFINSMFGAEVRQQVGGEPKRLVEMLPEAYRMAINFGELQVAWTGPRSGRIHMRRIFTPVAYNEGMLEGALLAVGAQDIQVRGGQTSLLDSEYTLSWDS, via the coding sequence ATGGAGCGCGGCAAGTGGGACACGCCAGAGGATGTGGAGCGCGAGCTGAGCTCGCGGCTCGCGCTCGTGGAGGCGTCCGAGGGGATTCGCGGCATGCACTTCGCCGCCGTCCTCGACACCGTGCGCTTCCTCGGCGGTGAGCAGGCCGTGGCCCGCATCCAGCAAGGCGGTGACTTCCCCGCCGACCTGGACACCACCGAGCTCTACCCCGTCCCGCCCTTCATGCGCGTGTTCTTCTCCGCGGCCGGGTTGTTGGCCCCGCAGCTCGGCGGCGTCGAGGAGGCCATGCGGCAGCTCGGCGTCCAGGGCACGCTGGCCTTCATCAACTCCATGTTCGGCGCCGAGGTCCGCCAGCAGGTGGGCGGCGAGCCCAAGCGCCTGGTGGAGATGCTCCCGGAGGCCTACCGCATGGCCATCAACTTCGGCGAGCTCCAGGTGGCGTGGACCGGCCCGCGCTCGGGCCGCATCCACATGCGCCGCATCTTCACCCCCGTGGCCTACAATGAGGGCATGCTCGAAGGCGCGCTCCTCGCCGTAGGCGCCCAGGACATCCAGGTGCGCGGCGGCCAGACGTCCCTGCTGGACAGCGAGTACACGCTGTCCTGGGACAGTTGA
- a CDS encoding NUDIX hydrolase, whose amino-acid sequence MTDGRSWEGNWVARLYERVRERGYDSVTAFADARPTASLVALAEELGSDDVAGVQVFRGLVAEAERSKMLTRLVRGQLVRELYARLPNGWPPVLDGDVRMDVARALAAWYSFTPETHKLRVDQASDALFANPPPPGWRPLGPDDALLRTLLPDDEA is encoded by the coding sequence ATGACCGACGGTCGTTCATGGGAGGGGAACTGGGTAGCCCGCCTGTATGAACGAGTCCGCGAGCGAGGGTACGACTCGGTCACCGCCTTTGCCGATGCCCGTCCTACTGCGTCCCTGGTCGCTCTTGCAGAGGAGCTTGGCTCGGATGATGTCGCCGGCGTTCAGGTGTTCAGGGGGCTGGTCGCCGAGGCTGAACGCAGCAAGATGCTCACCCGATTGGTGCGTGGGCAACTCGTGCGGGAGTTGTACGCGCGTCTTCCCAACGGCTGGCCACCCGTGCTGGATGGTGACGTCCGGATGGATGTCGCTCGCGCACTGGCTGCTTGGTACTCCTTCACACCCGAAACCCATAAGCTTCGGGTTGATCAAGCAAGTGACGCGCTCTTCGCCAATCCCCCGCCTCCTGGTTGGCGCCCGCTGGGACCTGACGACGCGTTGCTCCGAACACTCCTTCCCGACGACGAAGCCTGA